TCTGTACAAAACCACAATGCCCCCAAAATGGTATTCATAGTGTTCAAGATCCTCTCTTACTTGTCTGATTACCATAAAGTAGCATTTAGAACAGACTAACAAATAAATCACAATCATGTTCATGAGCATCTTTGCCACAAGCACAGAAGAAGTAACAACTATAAAATGTGCAAACAAAAAAGAGATCACAATTACTTACTATCAAGAATCAGACAAAGCTGTGTGATAATAATGAAGTGCAGGTAATAAGTATGAAGCAACAGAAAGTTTACCACTTGATACTTTCGGTGCCGACAACGATGGTGGGTAGTTGCAATATGCGCTGCCATGCACTGAAGCACACACTCTCTTAAGCTGTAATGTTTCGATGTCCACTGTGTATAAGCCTTTCTCAAGCAACGAGCTTCCAAAGTGATCCAGGACCAAGTAATTCCCGATTGAACATCTCAGCACATCCCGAGGGCCCGGTGAGAGTGAGACCATCTTCTCCTTCTGCCACTGGCTGGTGCTCCCACCATTTTTCCTCCAAAGGGTATGATTGCCGCAAGTCATGTCATAGGTACCAGCAAGCATTCTAGGACCGCCTTCTCCTGTCTCCATCATGGTTATACCAAGAAATAACGCATTTTTGGCTTCAGATGGGGGTTCATCAACGGAGAACTCCATCCTCAGGGTGTCGAGCACCAACATTTTCAAATCGTACTGACAGTTTGGCAGCCAGTAAAAGTAGTCACACGTACATTGGCGCCCGTAGAAGAGTGCCATCCCAGTCGATGACACGAAGCCAGCTAACAAATTGGCCCAACTCTGGCATGGAATGGCTCGCCATTGCCTAGTGCTGGAAGAGAAGACAAAGCCCACGATCTTAGCTTCGCACTGGACCATCCAGATCACTCTGAATGACGTCTCATCAGCAGTTGCTGCCTCGTCGCCTTGCGGAGCGAAGAAAGTCTCGCTGGAATGCGGCCGTATTCGCATGAGTGGGTCTTCCACGGTAGCTGCTAGGTCACCGGGGATTGGGGGAAGCAGGAGATACTGCCGGTGCAACGGGTCGCACACCGCCAACTCTGTGAACACGACTCCACGGGCACTATAACCTTCCCGGGGGCTTGCTTCAAGGAGGACGCGGCCGTCTCGGCTGTCCCGGACGGCCCAGCGGTGAGCGGGGTCGGGGGCGGGGACGAAGGAGAAGGAGAAGTCGCCGGCAAGGGCGACGGCCCGAGCTGCCGGCGCGGAGGGGTGAGGCGGGACCGCGGGGTGGAAGACATTGTCTCCGTACTGGAGGAAGCCGAGGAGGGGCGGCGGGTGGAGCCTGCGGTACTGCCGGAGGAAGGAGCGGTCGGTGATGAGGCGATGGAATGTGACGCAGGCGGCGGAGGTGAGGACGAGGTCGGTCTGGTCGGGAATGCGGCGGAAGATGTCCAGCAGGAGCTCCTCTGGGAGCGGCGGCGAGGAAACTTCCCGGGCGCCATGCGGCTGCGGCAGCGGACGAGGAGGGGACTCAGGGTGGTGCTCGAGGACGGGCGGATCCACGGGGATCTGTCGCtcgtccgccgcgccgccggccATCCCGCCGCCGATCTGGAATCTACGGACGGACGGCACGGGAGTGAGGAGTGAGACTGAGAGGATTTGGGGGAAGGAGAAACGGAGCCGATGTTGCTGCAGGGCCTTGACGCAGATATACCGAGGGAGAGGCCAGTGTCCCAACTCCCAACTCCAAACTCCCATCCAGTCGTTGCTTTTGCATCGAACGGCCACAATCTGTTGGATTGACATTTCGTACTGTTTTCTCGAGTACGCAAGTGCTTCCTCAATCTTCTGCTCATCATGGATGCAAATCTGTAATATTTTGTGATGTTTGTGATCTTCGATGACAATTTGATCTgcaatttgatcactttggtgaCAACATAATTAGTGTTTAGTGTTTGTTTTGCAGGTATAACTAGTGTTGAGTTTAGGAGAACGAGAGAAATACAACACACATTGTATTGATCATACCCATCAGCAATTTATACATGCACATGTTTAAGTGACCGAGGCAAAAAAAAAACGTGTGCATGTATAAATTGCCACCTTGCGTGCTCACTATAGCTCTACAACATGACTTTAGACCTAACATCCACATCCGTCTTCGAATAAAATTCCAAATGTATCTCATTTCCTATAAGGTGCACCATCTAACCGTCGACGACACTGACTGTCCTCGTCATTTTTCACTCCTCTGCACTTGGTCATGCTCCCTCTAGTAAGCACACAAGATTCTGCTATACGTGAAACTAGTTATTTATAGATGGTGAGTGAATGAGCACCGTGTGGAATGGACATTATTCCTGCACCAAACTTCGTATGCTAGTTGTCGTGGCCATTTATTTCTACGACCAGTGTTGCCTATTTCAATTGTGAGATATATAGTTGTTGAATATTGATGGTGTTCTTAATTTAGAAATCGTAAACTAAACATGCTATCAAGCCATCGCAAAACAACCATGCAAAGGGAGCAACAACAAAAACATCATTCTTTAAGAGAAATGGTGTGAGAGAGGTCCTACTATATGTTATTCAAAATGTATATATATGTAAAGAAGCAAGAGGTATTGGCATTCCTTGATTTCCCACTCAAGATAGAAATATAATATATGTGGTACCACTATAAAACATTGTTGAATTGTCAATTCTTGACTATGAATGTATTCAGCATAAGAATGGCCATAGTACACATGGTTTGATTCTAAATGAACTAATTCTCATTTCAATTCTTCATGACATCAATGCAATGAATATGAAGTCACAAACTGAATAGCTCTATAGGGATTGCCACACATTAGTCACCAAGATGGTCTATCTGATGGGAAGCAACACATATTGCTTTTATGTTTGTATAATAATCATCTTCATAAACTAAAACACACTCTTGTTATCTATAAGGGGTATAAGAAATCATTGGTGCAAATGGTTGATGATGAATGTATGAGTCTCCTTTCACTGACAAACTTTTGGACCATACAATTGTTCTTCTTTCATTTTggatcactagtagaaaaagggcctattgtcccggttggtaagggccttttgtcccggtttttgaaccgggactaaagggtcgttactaacgccctaaccctttagtcccggttcttacacgaaccgggacagatgggcctccacgtggccggtgcggcgagcccaggcaggagggcctttggtcccggttggtggcactaaccgggaccaataggcatccacgcgtcattTCAGGGGCtaaggtttttgtttttttaaggggggggggggttggtggttttggggggttaatttaggtgtttcatatattgtgttagctagctaattaatagagagaagtgtcctctcttatctccgtgcttggtcgacgctacgtactatatacgtatggagaggactagacacgctagctagtaagcaaatgaaggaaacagaagatcgtcatgaacatatgcatacagagagaagtgatatcgaccacctctccttctccgagagattggtcgaacaacaagttctcgtatatctatccgacactaccgactacatatatacaataattatctcttacaatataatctcctaattaaattgtaagaacacagggttcacatagtattctccgttttcagcgatcacgtggtcaaggaagaatgccgccaattcctcttgaattgctcgcatacgatctggtgctaggagttcatcccgcatccgaaagatctaatttgaagaagggggtcaatacatatatatatatatatatgaataaatgaaactcaacacaaatgatggtaataaaataaaattgtgaatattattgcttacgcacttcatattgttcgtcagagtagccccgctcacaggtcgtgtagcggatggactcgcaaacgtagtatccccagtaattattcccgggttcctgccacaaccactttacaagaaatataggtcaatcaaactgataagcaagcatgctaaatggtattgatgaaactagcgcatgaatcactaggagatgcgcggaacatgctactatagtacttactttcgggtgtctaaattgcagcttcttcggcagtcccggagcttttttggtgaattttctccaaaccctgccagacaaagaaaacaattacttcatatcaggaaatgaacaaagttgctgatatggtggataatgatcgatttaacttacttctcgagcatttgagtcatgtccgcatagtcttagggatcttttcatctcgagtctaagacggttactactccctgctcaagcttaatctctaggagaatatagtggaagctgcgcac
The sequence above is a segment of the Aegilops tauschii subsp. strangulata cultivar AL8/78 chromosome 6, Aet v6.0, whole genome shotgun sequence genome. Coding sequences within it:
- the LOC109763052 gene encoding uncharacterized protein isoform X1; translated protein: MAGGAADERQIPVDPPVLEHHPESPPRPLPQPHGAREVSSPPLPEELLLDIFRRIPDQTDLVLTSAACVTFHRLITDRSFLRQYRRLHPPPLLGFLQYGDNVFHPAVPPHPSAPAARAVALAGDFSFSFVPAPDPAHRWAVRDSRDGRVLLEASPREGYSARGVVFTELAVCDPLHRQYLLLPPIPGDLAATVEDPLMRIRPHSSETFFAPQGDEAATADETSFRVIWMVQCEAKIVGFVFSSSTRQWRAIPCQSWANLLAGFVSSTGMALFYGRQCTCDYFYWLPNCQYDLKMLVLDTLRMEFSVDEPPSEAKNALFLGITMMETGEGGPRMLAGTYDMTCGNHTLWRKNGGSTSQWQKEKMVSLSPGPRDVLRCSIGNYLVLDHFGSSLLEKGLYTVDIETLQLKRVCASVHGSAYCNYPPSLSAPKVSSGIEEEVLEQGVEALQVKGP
- the LOC109763052 gene encoding uncharacterized protein isoform X2, translating into MAGGAADERQIPVDPPVLEHHPESPPRPLPQPHGAREVSSPPLPEELLLDIFRRIPDQTDLVLTSAACVTFHRLITDRSFLRQYRRLHPPPLLGFLQYGDNVFHPAVPPHPSAPAARAVALAGDFSFSFVPAPDPAHRWAVRDSRDGRVLLEASPREGYSARGVVFTELAVCDPLHRQYLLLPPIPGDLAATVEDPLMRIRPHSSETFFAPQGDEAATADETSFRVIWMVQCEAKIVGFVFSSSTRQWRAIPCQSWANLLAGFVSSTGMALFYGRQCTCDYFYWLPNCQYDLKMLVLDTLRMEFSVDEPPSEAKNALFLGITMMETGEGGPRMLAGTYDMTCGNHTLWRKNGGSTSQWQKEKMVSLSPGPRDVLRCSIGNYLVLDHFGSSLLEKGLYTVDIETLQLKRVCASVHGSAYCNYPPSLSAPKVSSDIGQVLRRKCSNKVWRPYK